One Glycine max cultivar Williams 82 chromosome 4, Glycine_max_v4.0, whole genome shotgun sequence DNA segment encodes these proteins:
- the LOC100817517 gene encoding F-box protein SKIP23, translating to MGVEWGELPPELLESISKTLTIYVDYLRFRSVCRSWRSSVPKIPLHLPPQLPWLMLSRRAFFDLSLNKTHLLNPQPSHRTRICGSSHGWLVMLDETPQIRLLNPLTRATRPLPPLHAFPNVVAFDHANVGREYLIQNPYGGLYAFNLRQMCNSFLGKVVLSASPTLNDDFAALAIVGQNNLAFCRNGYDSWIFLNGEEEEMNCWEDVVNYNGLFFAVSKGGTIAVCDAGEGCFPPRVSIIQTTTPFGFAGDIHYAVFSAGDMLLLIRVLDQDFSDHAGEESDLVYRTVGFEVFKMNWGLLTWQRVETLGERVLFVGGNSSLSFCASDFVGCSADCIYFTDDYSESNDDDACGKHDLGVFRLRDKSIEPLPCFNQNSCSRLRWPLPIWVSPNPC from the coding sequence ATGGGTGTAGAGTGGGGCGAACTACCTCCAGAACTCCTGGAATCAATCTCGAAAACCTTAACCATCTACGTCGATTACCTCAGATTCCGTTCCGTTTGCCGCAGCTGGCGATCCTCCGTTCCCAAAATCCCTCTCCACCTTCCTCCCCAACTCCCATGGCTCATGCTATCTCGCCGCGCCTTCTTCGACCTCTCCCTCAACAAAACCCATCTCCTCAACCCTCAACCCTCTCACCGCACCCGAATCTGCGGCTCCTCCCACGGCTGGCTCGTCATGCTCGACGAAACCCCCCAAATTCGCCTCCTGAACCCCCTCACGCGCGCCACGCGCCCCCTCCCTCCGCTTCACGCCTTCCCCAACGTCGTCGCCTTCGATCACGCCAACGTCGGACGCGAGTACCTCATCCAAAACCCTTACGGCGGCCTCTACGCCTTCAACTTGCGACAGATGTGCAATTCTTTCCTCGGAAAGGTTGTCTTGTCGGCGAGTCCCACATTAAACGATGATTTCGCCGCGCTCGCTATCGTCGGTCAGAATAACTTGGCGTTCTGCAGAAACGGTTACGATTCTTGGATTTTCCTGAACGGAGAGGAAGAAGAGATGAATTGCTGGGAAGATGTTGTGAATTACAACGGCTTGTTTTTCGCGGTGAGTAAGGGAGGGACTATTGCGGTGTGTGATGCTGGAGAGGGTTGTTTTCCGCCTCGGGTGTCGATAATTCAGACGACGACGCCGTTTGGATTCGCTGGGGATATCCACTATGCGGTGTTTTCGGCGGGAGACATGTTGCTGCTGATACGTGTTCTGGATCAGGACTTTTCCGATCACGCGGGGGAGGAGTCGGATTTGGTGTATAGGACGGTGGGTTTTGAGGTTTTCAAGATGAATTGGGGGTTGCTGACGTGGCAGAGAGTTGAGACTTTGGGCGAGCGAGTGCTGTTTGTAGGTGGGAATTCTTCGCTTTCGTTCTGTGCGTCTGATTTTGTTGGGTGTTCTGCGGATTGCATCTATTTCACCGACGATTATTCGGAGTCCAATGACGACGATGCGTGTGGGAAGCATGATTTGGGCGTATTTAGGTTACGGGATAAGAGCATTGAACCGTTGCCATGTTTTAATCAAAATTCCTGTTCTCGGCTTCGGTGGCCGCTACCAATTTGGGTTTCGCCAAATCCCTGTTGA
- the LOC100784746 gene encoding high mobility group B protein 9 — protein sequence MSSAARTPGGEEGKHYPAPLAPHEGVVKDSTLFWDTLRRFHFVMGTKFMIPVIGGKELDLHVLYVEVTRRSGYEKVVAEKKWREVGSVFKFAATTTSASFVLRKHYFSLLYHYEQVHFFKARGPIYTPSADAFSGNSPSWRPELAIVEYSPKPMDNSPESRAEDTSCLSGNGTIEGKFDCGYLVSVKLGSEVLRGVLYHPEQLVPPPSIPKHESAIVPINRKPHRSGRRKKNKRRWDPNYPKPNRSGYNFFFAEKHYTLKTLYPNREREFTKMIGQSWNSLSPEERMVYQNIGLRDKERYKRELTEYKEKMKLRQTSEVGRP from the exons ATGTCATCGGCGGCGAGAACTCCCGGTGGCGAGGAGGGAAAGCACTACCCTGCTCCACTCGCCCCTCACGAGGGCGTCGTGAAGGACTCCACTCTCTTCTGGGACACTCTAAGGCGCTTTCACTTTGTTATGGGTACCAAATTTAT GATTCCTGTGATTGGAGGGAAGGAGCTGGATTTGCACGTTCTTTACGTGGAAGTTACGAGAAGAAGTGGCTACGAGAAG GTAGTTGCAGAGAAGAAGTGGAGGGAAGTTGGTAGTGTTTTCAAGTTCGCAGCTACCACCACCAGCGCTTCTTTTGTACTCAGGAAACACTACTTTAGTCTTCTTTATCATTATGAACAAGTTCACTTCTTTAAAGCTCGGGGTCCTATCTACACTCCATCAGCAG ATGCATTTTCCGGCAACAGCCCTTCGTGGAGACCTGAATTAGCTATTGTGGAATATTCGCCTAAGCCTATGGATAATAGTCCTGAATCTCGTGCTGAAG ATACTTCATGCCTTTCAGGAAATGGAACCATCGAGGGAAAATTTGACTGTGGTTATTTAGTGTCCGTGAAGCTTGGTTCGGAGGTTCTTAGAGGGGTGCTTTACCATCCTGAGCAATTGGTTCCTCCACCATCGATTCCAAAACATGAGAGTGCCATTGTACCAATCAACCGCAAACCTCACCGTTCTGGTCgtaggaagaaaaacaaaagaaggtGGGACCCCAATTATCCAAAGCCGAATAGGAGTGGCTATAACTTCTTCTTTGCTGAAAAGCATTAcactctcaaaactctctaccCAAACAGAGAAAGGGAGTTTACCAAAATGATTGGCCAGTCATGGAACAGTCTTAGCCCAGAAGAAAGAAtg GTTTATCAGAACATTGGCTTAAGAGACAAAGAAAGGTACAAGAGAGAATTGACGGAGTACAAAGAGAAGATGAAGCTTAGGCAGACCTCAGAAGTTGGACGTCCATAG